In a genomic window of Sarcophilus harrisii chromosome 4, mSarHar1.11, whole genome shotgun sequence:
- the OLFML3 gene encoding olfactomedin-like protein 3, with amino-acid sequence MGPQTPLLVLLLLSLPKSLQGQQQHLVEYMERRLAALEERLAQCQDQSSRHAAELRDFKNKMLPLLEAAEKERETLRSEADTIAGRVDRLEREVDYLETQNPAPPCIEVDEKATGGPGPKTKGRRNEKYDILTECSHTISQVRSMKILKRFGSSAGMWTKDPLGHSEKIFVLDGTQNDTAYVFPRLRDFTLSTAARKASRVRLPFPWVGTGQLVYGGFLYYARRPPGGPGGGEDRGDMLQLIKFHLANRTVVDSSVFPAEGLIPPYGLSKDTYIDLAADEEGLWAVYATQEDDQHLCLAKLDPQTLDTEQQWDTPCPRENAEAAFVICGALYVVYNTRPASRARVQCSFDASGALTPEQAAHPYFPRRYGAHASLRYNPRERQLYAWDDGYQIVYKLEMRKKEEEV; translated from the exons ATGGGGCCCCAAACCCCTCTCCTCGTCCTGTTGCTCCTGTCCCTTCCCAAGTCCCTTCAGGGACAGCAGCAGCACCTCGTGGAGTACATGGAGCGCCGGTTGGCTGCCCTGGAG GAGCGACTGGCCCAGTGCCAGGACCAGAGTAGCCGACATGCTGCTGAGCTTCGGGACTTCAAGAACAAAATGTTACCCCTGCTGGAGGCAGCGGAGAAGGAGCGGGAAACTCTGAGGTCTGAGGCGGACACCATCGCGGGCAGGGTAGACCGGCTGGAGCGGGAGGTTGACTATCTAGAAACCCAGAACCCTGCCCCACCCTGTATCGAGGTGGATGAGAAGGCAACAGGAGGACCTGGGCCCAAGACCAAGGGCAGAAGGAATGAGAAGTATGATATTCTGACAG AATGTAGCCACACAATCTCCCAGGTGAGATCCATGAAGATCTTGAAGCGTTTTGGGAGCTCGGCAGGGATGTGGACCAAGGACCCACTGGGGCATTCAGAGAAAATCTTTGTGCTTGATGGGACTCAAAATGACACAGCCTACGTCTTCCCACGCTTGCGTGACTTTACCCTCTCAACGGCTGCCCGCAAAGCCTCCCGGGTCCGGCTGCCCTTCCCCTGGGTGGGCACTGGGCAACTGGTCTATGGAGGATTCCTCTATTATGCTCGCAGGCCCCCTGGGGGACCAGGTGGAGGTGAGGATCGAGGGGACATGTTGCAGCTCATCAAATTTCATTTGGCGAACCGGACCGTGGTGGACAGTTCTGTGTTCCCTGCTGAAGGGCTGATCCCGCCCTATGGGCTCTCCAAGGATACGTACATTGACCTGGCAGCTGATGAGGAGGGGCTGTGGGCTGTCTATGCTACCCAGGAGGATGACCAACACTTGTGCCTTGCCAAGCTGGATCCCCAGACCCTGGACACGGAGCAGCAGTGGGACACCCCCTGCCCACGGGAAAACGCGGAGGCCGCCTTCGTCATCTGCGGGGCCCTTTATGTTGTCTATAACACCCGGCCTGCCAGCCGTGCCCGTGTGCAGTGTTCTTTTGATGCCAGTGGTGCTCTGACTCCAGAGCAGGCAGCCCACCCTTACTTCCCCCGTCGTTATGGAGCCCACGCCAGCCTCCGGTACAACCCCCGGGAGCGCCAGCTTTATGCTTGGGATGATGGCTACCAGATTGTCTACAAactggagatgaggaagaaggaggaagaagtttGA